The segment GGCAGGCCACGGTTCAAATCATCGAAAGGCACCGGACGACAAGGTATTGCAGGACTTCCTTGGTCGGGCACTTGAGATTTGCGCACGGCGCGGAATTGACATCCTGCTGTATTTTCATCTGGGCTTCTGGATGGATCATTACTCCATTGCGGCACAGATCTGCTCGGTCGTGAACCATCCGAATCTCGGCATCGTGTTTCCAAGCTATCACTGGTATGGCTACGAAACCAATGCAGGCAGCCCGACGGAGGGCTATCAGGCCGTAGACCCGACGCCAGCGTTAATGGCGTCAACACCCTTCATGCGGGAATTGACTCTCAGCGGCGCAACCCGCAGCCCACTTGGCTGGAGTCGTATTGCCACTTTCGAGGCGCTCGATGCAGGAGAACTCGACAACTTCGCACTTCTTGGACTTGCCAAGTCGTTCGGTTATACCGGCCCCGTCGGCTATGATGGCACATTGGTCGGGGGGAATCCATACAGCACGCTCAAACGCTCCTATGACGCGATGGACGAGATGTTGGGTTTGCTGACAAAGCACCCTGGTTGGGCTAAGCGTGAAACACACCCGTAACCCATGATTGAGCACATCTACATGTCCCAACACCCTTTGATTGCTGCCCAATTGAGGCAGGCGATGCGCGGCGTGGCCTCCACGGTGACGCTAATCACGTCGATCGCTCCCGATGGCCACGGACACGTAATGATCGCCAGTTCATTCGCATCAGTCTCACTGGAGCCGCCCACGGTTCTAGTGTGCATTGGTCAGCAAACCCGTATCCATGGGCCGCTGCTGGCTTCTCGACGGTTCTGCATCAATGTACTCCGCGCAGAACAGGAGGTACTTGCGGTGCACTGCCGTAGCGCCACGGGGACCGACCGTTTCGATCATGAAGCCTGGCGATTTGATGAAGTCAATGGGTTGCCCTATCTGCAAGGGGCGCAGGCTTCGCTGTTCTGTGAGCTGATTGAACACCATGCAGTCGGCACCCACTCGGTAATGCTGGCCAGTGTCGAGCGTGTGCTCACATCTGCATATGCCGATCCACTCGTCTATCTGGATGGCCGCTTCCGGGCCATAGATCCAACCCGTTGAAGATATGCAGCGAAGAATTTCACAACTGCCTCGGCATATCTCTAGACAGCCTGCCGGGTTATGTGGCTGAGAACTCTTCGAGCATTAGCCAATGCCCATTCCCCGCTGCCGTCCGATTTCCCACGCCACGCCGCCACCGCGCACCGTCGCGGCAAGTCGCTGCCCCAGTCGCTGTTCAATCACCGGCTTCCACGGCACCAGACTGAACCCCATGCCGTCGTCTAGCATCGCGTAGCGCCCGCTGGCGAGCATGAGGCTGCGCCGGTAGATGCCAGCCACGCGCTGCCCGTCGGTGACGGGCCGATGCGCTAGGCCGATTTCGGCGGCAATATCCTTGGCGGCCTTTGCCAGTTCCCGATTCCGCAGCGTCCCCAGCAGGTTCCGGGCGAGGATCACCCGCTGCCCACGCCGCTGGGCCAGCCCCTGTTCTTCAAGGAAGTCGGCGCGCTGCTGCAAGGCTTCCTTCGTCTCGCCGCCAAAGCCCAGATCGCCCAGCCCCTTACCGCCACCGATCAACTGCTGGTCCAGCCAGGTCGCGCCGATCACGCGGGCCTGCCGCTCGATGGGCAAGTGCGATTTCAGCTCCACCGCCACGCCGCCCAGGCGCTGTGCGTCGTTCTGGCGGCCACGTTCGGCCAGGTCGTCCGGCACCTTCCATAGTCCATCAGCCACACGTTCCACGATGCCGGCCCGGCGCAGGGCTTCCAGTCGGCGGACATGGGCCGCGACGACCTCCTGCGGGTCGCGGCCGGGCTTGGCTCGGCCTTGCTCGATCGCCAGGTGATGATCGGCGCGGTACAGGCCATCGCTCGCCAGCGCGGCGATGTTCTTGTCGGCCGCCCGCACCTCGGTGGAACCGCGTACCTCCACCACGGCTCCGGTGGGATAGTTCGCCAGCTCGACGCGGGCGTTCAAAGCGACGTAGTGGGCCTTGCCGTCCACGCCGTCGATGACCAGATAGCCGCGGTCGTGCAGCTCGTCGGCCAGCCCCTTGCCGGCCACGCGGCCGACGATGGTGCGGCCGTCGTCGCCGGGCTCAAACACCGCCAGCTCGCGCGGCTGGCCGCTCATGGCGCGCTGCATGGTGCGGATGATGTCACCACGCTCGCCCAAGGCGCGCAAGGTCTTCTCCGCGTCGGCATGCACGGCCCAGGTGCCGGGCTGCGTCTCGTCAGCCAGGCCCAGGCGCTGCAAGCGTTGGAGTCGGCCGATCAGCAGCAGCCGCTGGCGTTGCAGGCGGGGCTCATTGAAGCGCTCGATCTGCACCCGGCCATCCTCGCCGGCCTCACGCTGCAATGTGCGGTCGAGGCTCGTCCACCGCTCCTGTTCCACCTCGCGCTGCAAGGTCTGCTGAATCTCCAGTTCGGTGCGCGGCCCCAGCCATTCCGTCGCCAGTTCGGCGGCGCGATGGCGGAAGCCGTGGGCGATGTAGTCGCCCGCGATGATGAGGTCTTTGCCGGTGTCGTCGCGCCCGCGCACGATCAGGTGGGTGTGCGGGTTGTCGGTGTTCCAGTGATCGACTGCCACCCAATCCAGCCGCGTCCCCAGGTCGGCTTCCATCCGGTTCACCAGATGCCGGGTGTAGGTGCGCAACTCCTCAAGCTCGGCACCGTCTTCCGGTGAGACGATGAAGCGGAAATGGTGCCGGTCGTCGTCGGCCCGCTCCTTGAAGGCATCGAGGTCGGCATCGTCAATCTGCGGCCCGTAGGCCCGGCCCGGTTCGCCATCGCGGCCGGCGCCGTCGCGCTCGATGTAGCGCAGGTGCTTGGCGAGCGACTGCGGGCTGGCGTTGCGTTGATTGACCAGTAGGGTCTTGATGGTCACGCGCCGCGACATGGACGTCAGCTTCGCCCCGGCGAAGCGCGCCGCCGTATGGCCGCGCCCCAGGCGCGAGCCGGGCCGCTGGCCGGCGCGTGCGCCGCTGCCGCCGGCTGCGGAATGGCGCATCGAGGACTTGCCGCCGCTGGCCTTGCCCGCCTGCTTGAGTACCTTGGAAACGAAGCTCTGGCCCTGGCCTTTGCCCCGGTTCTTCGGGGCGCTCGGACGCACCCGGAAATCGTCGTCGCGGCGGGCGGTCATGGCTGCGCTCCCTGCAAGCTCTGGCGTGTCCTGTCGTGCGAAGCACGGGGACATGCCTGCATTGGCGCGGGCCTCGCGCCCCAAGCGGCACGGTGGCGAAGCCGCTCCGTGCCGCGCCACCCCCATGTGCAGACAGGCTTTCTACGCGGCCTGGTGCCGCGTCCTTTTGTCTTGCCTTCCGCCTTTGCCCTTCGCTGTCGCTCCGGGCATCGTCGGCCCGGCGGCGCTGCTGCGGGAGCAGCCAGCGCGCCGGCGAACGCGCGGACTGACGCCATGAAGACAGCAGGCCGGGCGTGTTCGAAGCAAGACGCCTGCACGTTGGAAGGCTGCGTCGAAGGCAGCGCGACGTGCGGTGCGGATGCACCGGTACGGCAGGCGCGACGACACGGCAACAGCAGCGAGAACGACATGCCCGATGGCACGACAAGATGCACGGCAACGTGCAGCGAGTCGGCGGCCATCATGGGCGGGACTCCAGCCACACCGGATGCGCAACGCCGATCACGGTGGATGCGCTGACCGGGCCGAAATACCGGCTGTCGAACGATGCCGGATTGGTCACGCTCAACAGGAACAGTTCGCCCGGTTCGAGACGGCGGCAAAGCTGCAAGGATGGCAGCGGTCGGCCCAGCCGGTCGGCAGGCAGCGCGGCGGCCGCAGGCACGCCGTCGATGCGAACCTGGCCGGCGACGATGCAAACGTGTTGTGGCGCGACCGCGCCCACACGTTTGAGCAGCGGCACGCGCGTTGGCAGATAGCCGCGCTGCGCGGCCAGCATGGCGGCCCTGTTGGGCAGCGGCACCAGCACGATGCTGTCCACTGACAGCGGACGTGGCAGCGAGGCGGTGCGCGGGTCGAACGGTTCGATGCGATACCAGCCAACCGCCACACTGTCGGACGGGTTGTAGGCCAGGCGCGGCAGCGGCGATACGAAAGCCGCCCAGGCCAGCGCCGCGAGGCCGATGGCGGCCAGTGTCGCCACGACGACGCGAGCGCGCATACGTGAACGTGGGTGCAAGCGGGGACGCGGCGCAACGGCCGACGTGCTGCCCGTGTTGGTCGGGGCCGTCATGGCAGCACCTTCCCGGCCAACCAAGCGGCGTGCCGCTCGGCAGTGTATTCGGGCAGCGCAAGGCGAGCCGCCAGACGGTTGCCCAGCGTACGCCAGTACGCGGGCGACACGTCGATGGCGGCGATGCCCAGCGCTTCGATAGCGTCGATGCGTTCCAGCACGGCGCGCACGTTGGCATCGCCTTCTGCGTGCAGCAGCAGGCGCGCGCCTGGCTGCACACCTGGGATGCGCTGTACGGCATCGAGCGGCGTGGCGGCTTGCATCATCATGAGCTGCCAGCGGATCGTGCCGTAGTCGTTTGCCTCCCAGCGGATGCGGCATAGCATCGTGCCCGGCAGGAACACTGCGCAGCGCCGCCAACGGTCGAGCTGGAGTGTGCGCGCCGGTTCTCCGAAGCGCAGGTAGAGCTTAAAACGGGCCTCGATGTAGGCCAGCGAAACGCGCGTCAGCGGCACGTTGCCGGCCTGTCCGGCGAGTGTCGAAAGCGCAGGCAACGGCGTAACCGGTGCCGCGTTCGCGGCAGGCAAAGCGGATGCGGTCATGGTGTGTTCTCCCTGCGGTGTTCTGGAAACTCGCGCTCCAGCAGGCCGCGCAGCAGGTCGGCCACGGTCACGCCCCGCGTGAAGGCCGACACCTTGATGCGTGCCCGCATGGCAGGCGTGATGTCGAGGGTCAGGCGAGCGGTGTAAAGGTCGCCCTTGTTGAGCGCATCCGCGTCACCCTGGCGAATCCACGCCTCGGCGTGCGGATTGGCGGGCGGACGCGCACCGATGCCGACCCGCTTGGCTGGGCGTTTGCCGTTGGGTGGGTTGCTGTTGTCGCTCATGACGGCCACTGCAGCAGTTCGTCCACCAGGGCGGTGATTTCGCGGGCGGCGGCGCTGTCGGGCGCTGTTTCGCGGGCGAGCCGGCCAGCGGCCACGCTGTCGGCGAAGACGATGCGTTGGTGGATCTCCGAGCGCAGCGCGGGCAGCGGCTGTTCGGCCAGCGATTGCCGTGCTTCCCTGCCGATGATGGTGGTGCTGACGCGCCGATTGATGACGAAGGCCGCTGCTAGCTGCGGCCGGAACACCTGTGCCTCGCGGATCAGCGAAACCATTTCTGAGCTGGCCCACAGGTCGTAGGGGCTGGGCTGCACCGGGATTAGCACGCGCTCGGCCGCCAGCAGCGCGGAGCGCGCCAAGGCGGCGATCCTGGGTGGCCCGTCGATAATGACGTGATCGGCCCGCCTGGCGAGTTCTGGCGCTTCCTGGTGCAGTGTTTCACAGGCGAGGCCCACGGCGCTGAACAACCGTGGCAAGCCCTGCTGGCTTCTGCGCTGTGTCCAGTCCAGTGAGGAACCCTGCGGGTCGGCATCCAGCAGGATGACGTGTAGGCCGCGCATCGCCAGCTCGCCGGCGATGTGCGTGGCGAGCGTGGTCTTGCCGACACCGCCTTTCTGGTTGAGAAACGCGAAGATCATGGCGCGGCCCTCCCTGCTGGAAAGCCGGGCTTTGCCTGTCCTGCGAAACGGGGTTCGCCGTGCCGTTTGGCGGTTGTCCACCGAAACGGCGCGCTTCTACTAAAAGTTATGTATTTACTGTTAGGGAAGTTAAGGGGCGAGAAAACCCAGCAACGGCGCGGGTTTGCAGCCGATTTTTTTGCCTGATAGCACGACGATTTGTTGCCTGATAGCACGAGTCCTCTGTTGCCTGATAGCACGAGTGAATTAACAGGTTTTCCCGCAGTTATCCCCGTGCCGTGGGCGGCACGGGCCGGAATGTCAGCAGTTCGGTTTTCTCGCCAGGCATCCGCTCGATGCCCAGGACGTAGCCGGGCAGCGATTGCCGCGCCACCAGCGCGCGCAGGTCGGCGGCGAAGTCGTAGAAGCGCGCCACGCTGCCCGACTTGCGGTACAGGTGCTGGAAATCGAATTGCCAGCCATGTTCCTGCCGGCCGCCATGCTTGCGCACCAGGCGATACAGCCACCGCTCGATGCCGCCCGTGAGCCGGAAATACGTCGGGTGGATGGTTAGCACCAGGGCCGCGTCCACCACGCCCGCATAGAACCAGTCCGGCAGGATCAGCTCGATGCCCAGCGGCGTGCCGCTGGCGTCGGCCAGCTCCTTCCACTCGTTGATCCACGAGAAGCGATGCAATCGCCTTCCCGTGGTTTCTCGAATGGACGTGGCCACCGTGGTCGATTGCAGCCGGTCGAGCGCGGCCTTGAGGCGCTGGTAGTCGCGCAGCGACGTACCGCGCCCGATGAAGCGCAGGATCTCGTAGGGACGCACCTGCATCAGCCGCGAGGTCGGGATGCCCGCGTCGCGGGCTTCCACGATCTGGCTGGCGGCCCAGATCAGGATGTCGGCATCCCATATCGTGGCGATGCCATGTTCCTGTGTGCCTTCCACGCGGATGGTGATGCTCCCGCTGCGGAAATCGATCGGCGCGGTGCGCCGCGACTTCGCCAGCGAGAAGAACGGAAAGGCCATCAAGTCCTGGCTGTCGCGCGGCGCCATGTCGCCCGGCAGCGCGCGGAACAGGTCGAGCTGTTCGCGCTGCGGCAAGGCGTGCCCTGGTGGGCGGAACATGGCGATGGCCACCGACGATGCGCCGATCAGCGCGCACGGCTGTCAGCCGAGTGGTGCTCGGCATATTCGGGGTCGGAAGTGGTCTCGAAGCTGCGCGTTTCCGCCCAGGCATCAAGGTCGGCCACGGCGTACATCACACGGCGGCCGAACTTGCGGAACTTCGGGCCGCCGCCGATCACGCGCTGTTTCTCCAGCGTGCGCGGTGACAGGCGCAGGTAATCGGCAGCTTCATCGTTGGTGAGATAGCGTTGGGGGTGTGCGGGTGTGGCAGCGGGAACGGCGGCAGGCCGCAAGGGAGCGGGTCGCATGGGATGTACCTCCATCGGTAGGTAAAGCCCGGCCACACAGCGCGACCGGATGGAGGCAGTCTCAAGAAACTTGGGGTTCTTGCTCAGGGACGTTCTGCAGGGGATGCGAAACGTCCCCCCTCATGCGGCGGAACGGGGGGAAGTTGCGCCAGACGGCGATAGCCACCGCGCATCAGCCCATTGGCCCGGCGCACCAGCCGCCGCACGCGGGCGCGCAAAGCGCTGTCGGCGTGCCAGTCGGCGGCAACGGCATCCACACCAAACAGCCCTTCGGCCACCTCCCGCAAGGACGCACCCGCCAGGGTCGCGTCCAGCGCCTGAAGCGTGTGCAGTTCCAACAATGCGGACAGCGGCGGACGTGGCCGGACGGTCGCCGCAGGTACGGCACCTGCGGCTACGGCGATCTTGTTCAATTCGCTCACCAGGGCTGCATAGCGTTCGCAAGGTGCGACGCAGGCCCGGATGGCATAGGCGTAAGCCATGCCGTCGGCCAAGCCTGGCGCGAGCACGAAACGCAGGCAGCAGCCGGGCCAGCGTGCCACCAGCACCAGGCGCTTGCCGTCATGGATCAGGTGTTTGTGGCCCGGCAGCTTCCAGAACGCAAAGCACAAGGCATCGGGCGGCGGATCGGCATCCGGGTAGAGCTGCACCACGGCATCGTGATCGGGGAACCAGGCCGGGTGTGCATCCCGCGCATCCAGGGCGGGATCTTCCAGCAGGCGCAGCCCCCAATGCCCGGCGGCATCCGGTTGGCGACGACGGCGCAGCCAGTCGCGCTGGTAGTCTGGATGACGGCGCAGGTACTCCCAGGCCAGCGCCGGGCCATCCAAGTGCAGAACGTAGAGATAGGCCGCCGTGGCATACCACGGCTCGGCACTGCGATCAGCCATACGGCAACCTCCCTGTGCTGGGGATGCGTCGCCACGGCGAAACGGCGTGCTACGAGGCCATCGTCAAAACGTCATGGGTGAAGCGTAAACTGGCAGTGTCAAGACCGATGAACTCCGATACGTTGCTGAAATCGTCCGAGTGCGACGGCGGCAACGCACTCCAATGGCATGCCGCGTCGGTCAGCTTGCCGCAGCCCGCGCCAGGCATCATGACCGTTTCGATCTGGCACGCACCGCTTCGGTGCAACACTGCCAATTCAGACCGAACGGGTCACAGACCAGACCGAAATAGACACAGTGCGCCACCGCTTCGCGGTGGCCCTCAATCGGTGATCGAGCCGTTGTCTTCGGCCAGCCGCAGGTATTCCGACAGCCGCCGCACCGGCTGGAAATAGCGATCCCGCATCACGGACTGCTGCCGCGGCCCGACGATGGCGGCCAGGTCGGACAGCTTCACCGTTCCCAGTGCAGGCATGCCAATCCCCAAGCCGATCAGGCCGTGGGCAGTATCGCCATCGGCTGGGTCGAGCGAAGCCAGCAGCCAGGTGGCATGCGCATCCGGGGTGAACAGGCGCACCACGGGCTGCGGGTCGGTGTCCTGCCCGGCAGCGCGGGCCTGGCCGTTGGCCAGCAGGCGCGTGCGCTCGTCGGCGGTGATGAGCGGGGTCATGGCTGCACTCCCACGCATGCACGAAACATCAGGGACGCTTTACCGCATTCCCTCGAAAGCGCAGATGCGCAAGCCCACGCATCCGCAAAAGCGTAGAAGCACGAAGGCACATGCACGGAAGTCAGGAAAGACACGGATCAGGCTCTCCGCTTTTGCTGAAAGCCGCCAATGCGGATTTCAGTAAAGGCACAAACGGAAAAATGAACACTATAGATTGTAGCCCTATAGGGCGCAACAGGTTGTCATTCTGGATTTTGGGGAAAGTTCAGAATGACAGCATTCAAGCCATCGTTGCCCGATGCACTACGGCGGATCAGAAAGGCGCGTGGCCTGAGCCAGGAGGCGTTCTCGGATGTGTCCAGCCGAACTTACCTCAGCTCTTTGGAGCGAGGGCTGAAAAGCCCAACATTGAATAAAATTGAAGATGTTTGTGCCGTGCTGGATGTTCACCCACTCACGCTGCTGGTCCTTGCGTATGCAGGCAGTGATCCCAAAAACGCCCACGAACTGATGGATCACATTGCTCGGGAAGTTTCATCATTTTCCGAGCATCTGAATAAATAAAAGGAGGTGAGTCGTGTTCAAAATTACCGGACTGGATAAGCTTCAGAAAAACCTGAAAGATGCGCAGCGCGCCTTGAGTGAGTTAGACGGCGAACTGGGGGTCGTAAACTTTGATCCAAATGATCCCGCCAGCATTGAGGGCGCAATTCAATCGGTCAATCGAATGATCGACGACCGCTTAGGAGAATATTCTTCGAACCCTATCGTTGGCCCTCTCGCAGAACAAATGAAGGAAAAGTATCGGGAGAGTATTCTTGAAAAAGCGGCAGAAGCTAGATTGAAGTCGGATGGGGATGATTGATGGCTAAAGACTTATTCTCGGAAATAAACAATGCAGTTCTAGATTTGCAGTCCTCACAGCTTCAAACTTACGAAAGACCTCTCAAAAAATTGGCTCAACTGCTACGACATCCCGACCTTGAGCCATACAACGCCGAGCTCACGGAAGGTCTCGACGTTGAGGCGTTCATCGCTGAAAGTGAAAAGTCTGGGGGCAGCATGATTGGAAGCGCCCAGCTTGCTTGGCCAGACGACCCCAAGCAGGCGCTGGGGTTGACGTTGCTTTTAATCGAGAAGCTGGCGGCAGATCCCGGCTACGCTACCAATTTCGGACACCATTTTTTCTATTCCGGAAAAAAGGTCATTGCTGGAATTCACGCACTTACTGGCCAGCTAATCATTCCCTTTGTGCGGGATTACAAGAGTTATATCCAGACCAAGGGGAGCACGGATACCATGTTAAAAGCTCAATTTTCGCGCAAAGTCTTTATCGTTCATGGTCACGACGATGGTGCTCGTGAAACAGTGGCACGATTTCTTGAGCGAATCGGGCTTGAAGCCGTCATCTTGCACGAACAGGCTAACCAAGGACGAACAATTATCGAAAAAGTGGTTGCTCACAGTGATGTTGGTTTCGCAGTAGTTCTGCTTACTCCAGACGATGAGGGCTGCGTAAAAGGAGGAACACCTGAGCCCAGAGCCCGTCAGAATGTGCTTTTGGAGTTGGGGTACTTCATTGGTCGCCTAGGCAGAGACAAGGTATGTGCTCTCAAACGCGGGGCGGTGGAAATTCCAAGCGATTTCGCCGGTGTTGTTTGGGAGACGATGGATAGCGGCGGGGGCTGGAAACAGGCACTCGCGCGTGAGCTTGAAGCTGCCGGTCATAGCATCGACTGGAATAAGGTCATGCGTGCATAGAGTTGTGCCCCGCCGTAATGGGCGGGGCGCGGTGAGCGACTATCAGGCGGCCTTGGGCTTGCTGCGCGACCAGATCAGGTCGTGCGTGCCGTCCTCGCCTTCGATCAGGCGGGCATAGACCGTTGCAGGGAACGATGGATCGTCAAGGGTCACGGACACATAAGGGCGTCCGGCCTCGCTGGTCTTTTTCCACGCTGCGCCGATGTCGTGGCCAGCCGCTTGCAGGCGGTAGTCGGGTGCGCTTTCGTTGTCACCCTTGTCGTTGGGAACCAGCTTGACCTTGACGTTGAGCGTCAGGGTGCGAAGCGTGCCGGTGAAGCCGTCTTTCTCTGCGGTGAAGGTGCCAATGTTAGCCATGATGATTTCTCCTTTCGGGTTGAACAAGGTCGCGCCAGTGCGTCCTTGTTGTGATCCGCCCGGCGGGGGATGGGCTGGCCGCACCGCGGAGCGGTCGCAACAACGTGGAGAACCTGGAGGCGAAAAGAATTTGTCCCGCGAGGAATGCGCGCAGCGTAGGGGAAATTGTTTTCGCCGCAATGTTGCGGTCATAAAGCCCAATGCGCAGCCGCGCCACCGCCAGGATTCACGACAAGCCAAGGACGCACGGGTCGCCTCTCCCGAATGGAGACATGACCAACTCGGCATCCCCGTATGACAACCTCACCGGCTTGTTCCCTGACGCGGCCAGGTCAATGCCCCAGCAACAAGGTACGAGCGCTCCTGCCACAACTTGCGGCCACATGCTTGATGCGTGGCGTGGAAGCTCCACATCGAGGCCAGGTGGTGTGTCGGTGAACCGTCCTTCGTGACGTACAGGCAACGAACCGCCAGCGTCGAGCACGGCACGCTTTCGTGCAACCTGCCGCAGCAAGCCGGGGCGTAGCCCCACAAGCGCCGCCCATTGCGGCGAGGTGCTGTCGGAATGTCGGCGGCGCGTGCGCCGCTGCACTTGCATGGCTTCAATGGTTTTTGCGCAAAAAG is part of the Thalassospira lucentensis genome and harbors:
- a CDS encoding TIM barrel protein, whose protein sequence is MLEEMEGVKAVNLGIRTAGHGSNHRKAPDDKVLQDFLGRALEICARRGIDILLYFHLGFWMDHYSIAAQICSVVNHPNLGIVFPSYHWYGYETNAGSPTEGYQAVDPTPALMASTPFMRELTLSGATRSPLGWSRIATFEALDAGELDNFALLGLAKSFGYTGPVGYDGTLVGGNPYSTLKRSYDAMDEMLGLLTKHPGWAKRETHP
- a CDS encoding flavin reductase family protein — protein: MIEHIYMSQHPLIAAQLRQAMRGVASTVTLITSIAPDGHGHVMIASSFASVSLEPPTVLVCIGQQTRIHGPLLASRRFCINVLRAEQEVLAVHCRSATGTDRFDHEAWRFDEVNGLPYLQGAQASLFCELIEHHAVGTHSVMLASVERVLTSAYADPLVYLDGRFRAIDPTR
- a CDS encoding relaxase/mobilization nuclease domain-containing protein, whose product is MTARRDDDFRVRPSAPKNRGKGQGQSFVSKVLKQAGKASGGKSSMRHSAAGGSGARAGQRPGSRLGRGHTAARFAGAKLTSMSRRVTIKTLLVNQRNASPQSLAKHLRYIERDGAGRDGEPGRAYGPQIDDADLDAFKERADDDRHHFRFIVSPEDGAELEELRTYTRHLVNRMEADLGTRLDWVAVDHWNTDNPHTHLIVRGRDDTGKDLIIAGDYIAHGFRHRAAELATEWLGPRTELEIQQTLQREVEQERWTSLDRTLQREAGEDGRVQIERFNEPRLQRQRLLLIGRLQRLQRLGLADETQPGTWAVHADAEKTLRALGERGDIIRTMQRAMSGQPRELAVFEPGDDGRTIVGRVAGKGLADELHDRGYLVIDGVDGKAHYVALNARVELANYPTGAVVEVRGSTEVRAADKNIAALASDGLYRADHHLAIEQGRAKPGRDPQEVVAAHVRRLEALRRAGIVERVADGLWKVPDDLAERGRQNDAQRLGGVAVELKSHLPIERQARVIGATWLDQQLIGGGKGLGDLGFGGETKEALQQRADFLEEQGLAQRRGQRVILARNLLGTLRNRELAKAAKDIAAEIGLAHRPVTDGQRVAGIYRRSLMLASGRYAMLDDGMGFSLVPWKPVIEQRLGQRLAATVRGGGVAWEIGRQRGMGIG
- a CDS encoding S26 family signal peptidase, yielding MTAPTNTGSTSAVAPRPRLHPRSRMRARVVVATLAAIGLAALAWAAFVSPLPRLAYNPSDSVAVGWYRIEPFDPRTASLPRPLSVDSIVLVPLPNRAAMLAAQRGYLPTRVPLLKRVGAVAPQHVCIVAGQVRIDGVPAAAALPADRLGRPLPSLQLCRRLEPGELFLLSVTNPASFDSRYFGPVSASTVIGVAHPVWLESRP
- a CDS encoding DUF2840 domain-containing protein, producing the protein MTASALPAANAAPVTPLPALSTLAGQAGNVPLTRVSLAYIEARFKLYLRFGEPARTLQLDRWRRCAVFLPGTMLCRIRWEANDYGTIRWQLMMMQAATPLDAVQRIPGVQPGARLLLHAEGDANVRAVLERIDAIEALGIAAIDVSPAYWRTLGNRLAARLALPEYTAERHAAWLAGKVLP
- the parA gene encoding ParA family partition ATPase — translated: MIFAFLNQKGGVGKTTLATHIAGELAMRGLHVILLDADPQGSSLDWTQRRSQQGLPRLFSAVGLACETLHQEAPELARRADHVIIDGPPRIAALARSALLAAERVLIPVQPSPYDLWASSEMVSLIREAQVFRPQLAAAFVINRRVSTTIIGREARQSLAEQPLPALRSEIHQRIVFADSVAAGRLARETAPDSAAAREITALVDELLQWPS
- a CDS encoding replication initiator protein A, which codes for MFRPPGHALPQREQLDLFRALPGDMAPRDSQDLMAFPFFSLAKSRRTAPIDFRSGSITIRVEGTQEHGIATIWDADILIWAASQIVEARDAGIPTSRLMQVRPYEILRFIGRGTSLRDYQRLKAALDRLQSTTVATSIRETTGRRLHRFSWINEWKELADASGTPLGIELILPDWFYAGVVDAALVLTIHPTYFRLTGGIERWLYRLVRKHGGRQEHGWQFDFQHLYRKSGSVARFYDFAADLRALVARQSLPGYVLGIERMPGEKTELLTFRPVPPTARG
- a CDS encoding helix-turn-helix domain-containing protein, coding for MRPAPLRPAAVPAATPAHPQRYLTNDEAADYLRLSPRTLEKQRVIGGGPKFRKFGRRVMYAVADLDAWAETRSFETTSDPEYAEHHSADSRAR
- a CDS encoding DUF2285 domain-containing protein — its product is MADRSAEPWYATAAYLYVLHLDGPALAWEYLRRHPDYQRDWLRRRRQPDAAGHWGLRLLEDPALDARDAHPAWFPDHDAVVQLYPDADPPPDALCFAFWKLPGHKHLIHDGKRLVLVARWPGCCLRFVLAPGLADGMAYAYAIRACVAPCERYAALVSELNKIAVAAGAVPAATVRPRPPLSALLELHTLQALDATLAGASLREVAEGLFGVDAVAADWHADSALRARVRRLVRRANGLMRGGYRRLAQLPPVPPHEGGRFASPAERP
- a CDS encoding DUF2958 domain-containing protein — protein: MTPLITADERTRLLANGQARAAGQDTDPQPVVRLFTPDAHATWLLASLDPADGDTAHGLIGLGIGMPALGTVKLSDLAAIVGPRQQSVMRDRYFQPVRRLSEYLRLAEDNGSITD
- a CDS encoding helix-turn-helix domain-containing protein, translating into MTAFKPSLPDALRRIRKARGLSQEAFSDVSSRTYLSSLERGLKSPTLNKIEDVCAVLDVHPLTLLVLAYAGSDPKNAHELMDHIAREVSSFSEHLNK
- a CDS encoding TIR domain-containing protein, whose amino-acid sequence is MAKDLFSEINNAVLDLQSSQLQTYERPLKKLAQLLRHPDLEPYNAELTEGLDVEAFIAESEKSGGSMIGSAQLAWPDDPKQALGLTLLLIEKLAADPGYATNFGHHFFYSGKKVIAGIHALTGQLIIPFVRDYKSYIQTKGSTDTMLKAQFSRKVFIVHGHDDGARETVARFLERIGLEAVILHEQANQGRTIIEKVVAHSDVGFAVVLLTPDDEGCVKGGTPEPRARQNVLLELGYFIGRLGRDKVCALKRGAVEIPSDFAGVVWETMDSGGGWKQALARELEAAGHSIDWNKVMRA
- a CDS encoding DUF736 domain-containing protein, giving the protein MANIGTFTAEKDGFTGTLRTLTLNVKVKLVPNDKGDNESAPDYRLQAAGHDIGAAWKKTSEAGRPYVSVTLDDPSFPATVYARLIEGEDGTHDLIWSRSKPKAA